The uncultured Celeribacter sp. genome includes the window AGGCCGGGAGCTGGCAGGCGATCGAAAGCTTTATCGCACGCGGGCAAACCCTGTTGGACGCCTTGCAAAAGGCCCCGGCCCCCAGTGTCGCCGCGATGCGCGGGCTCGCGCTTGGCGGCGGCTGCGAATTGGCGATGCATTGCACCGCCACCGTGGCCCATGCCGAAACCCGGATCGGCCTCCCCGAACATCTCGTGGGGTTGGTGCCGGGCTGGGGCGGGTGTCGGCGTCTTTTGGATCGTGCCCGTGCGAGTGCCCCCAGCGAGGCGGAGATGTTGGAGCGCCTCACAACAGCGTTTCACGCGGCCACGTTGGAGGCGCCTGCGGGATCGGCGCGGGAGGCGGGAGCGTTGGGGCTTTTGGAGCCGTCGCAGCCAGTGGTCATGTATGCGGGCGATGTCTTCGCAGCGGCGATTGCGCATCTCGACACGGTGACGCGGGGGCACGCGGGCTCTGGGGCCGTGACGTTGCGTCTCGACCCGCATGTGGTTCTGGACCGACTTCTGTCTGAGCGCGAAACTGACCGCGACGAGGGGCGGATCACGCCGAATGCCTTCGCGCTTCAGTCCCGTATTGCCGAGATTTTCGCGAAGGGCGGCGAAGGCATGTCGGATCAGGAGTTGGCGCAGTTCGAATGCGACGCATTCATCGCATTGGCACGGACGCCGGAGACACTCGCACGGATCAAACACATGCTCCGGACCGGGAAACCGCTCCGCATATAAGATCGCGCCCGGCTGGGGACCGGATGCGAACAAATTGATAGTTTAGGAGGAGGAAACGAATGACCGATACGATTTACGATATGGGTTTGGGCCAGACAGAGGCGAATTACATTCCCATAACCCCTATAAGTTTCATGGCGCGCACCGCCCATGTCTACCCGGATCGCACCGCAGTGGTGTACGGCGATGTGCGCCGCAGCTGGGCGGAGACCTATGACCGCTGCCGCCGCTTTGCCAGCGCACTGGTGAAACGCGGCTATGGGCGCGGCGATACGGTTTCCATCTTTGCGACCAACATCCCCGAGATGTACGAGGCGCATTTTTCCGTGCCGATGTCCGGCGCGGTTTTGAACGCGATCAACACGCGCCTCGATGCCGAAGCCGTGGCCTTTATCCTCAACCATGCGGAAACCAAGGTGTTGATCGTGGACCCGGAGCTCGCGGAGGTGGCCGCGCAGGCCGTCAAGATGACGGGCCGCGATGACATTCTCGTGCTCGACATCCTCGACCCCCAGTTCCAAGGCGGCGCGCGGATCGGCACATTGAGCTATGACGATGTTCTGGCCGAGGGCGACGCGGATTTCATGTGGGTGCCGCCGCAATCGGAATGGGATGCGATTTCGCTCAACTATACCTCGGGCACCACCGGCAACCCGAAGGGCGTGGTCTACCATTACCGCGGCGCGCATCTCAACGCGCTCTCGAACATCGTGATGTGGGAAATGGGCAATGCGCCGGTCTATCTCTGGACCTTGCCGATGTTCCATTGCAACGGTTGGTGTTTCCCCTGGACCGTCGCGGCGGCGGCGGGAACGGCCGTTTGCCTGCGTGCTGTGCGCGCAGAGCCGATTTTCGAATTGATGAAGACAGAGAAGGTCACAAATTTCTGCGGTGCGAGTGTGGTTCTGGCGATGCTGGTTCATGCCCCCGAAGACTTAAAAAAAGGTCTTCAGGCAGGGATCAAGGTGCTGACGGGGGGCGCGCCGCCTCCGGCGATCATCATCGAAAAAATGGAAGCCCTCGGCTTTGATGTGACCCATGGCTACGGGTTGACGGAGACCTATGGCGCCGCCGTGATCTGTGCGTGGCATGACGAATGGGACGTTCGGTCGACCTCAGAGCGCGCCGAACTGAAGGCGCGTCAGGGCGTGCGCAACCTGGCCGCCGAGGGGTTGATGGTGGCGGATCCTGAGACGCTTGCGCCGGTGCCATGGGACGGGGAGACCATGGGCGAGATCTTCATGCGCGGCAACAATATCATGAAGGGCTATCTCAAGAACCCATCCGCAACAGAAAAGGCGTTCCGGGGCGGATGGTTCGCCAGTGGCGACATCGGGGTGATGCACCCGGATGGCTATGTCCAGCTCAAGGACCGCTCGAAGGACATCATCATCTCGGGCGGCGAAAACATCAGCTCGGTCGAGGTCGAGGACGTGTTGTTCAAACATCCCGAGATCATGGAAGCGGCGGTGGTCGCGCGGCCGCACGAGAAATGGGGCGAAACCCCCTGTGCCTTTGTCACGCTCAAGGCCGGAGCGACGGTCACGGAGGCGGAGGTGATCGCCTATTGCCGCCAGTACATCGCGCATTTCAAAGCCCCGAAAACGGTGATCTTCGGTCCACTGCCGAAAACCTCGACGGGCAAGGTGCAGAAATTCATGCTGCGTGAACAGGCGCGGGCGCTGGACTTGCAAGGCTGACGGAGTGTCGGCGGATATGAGACGAGCGGGCCGGAGATGGCCCGCCCCAGACCTGCGCAACAGGCGCAATCAAAGGAGAAGACAATGACAGATATTATGGTGCTGGACGGGGCACGGACAGCGATCGGAACCTTTGGCGGATCGCTTGCGGGCACGACGCCGATCGAGATGGGAACCATCGTCGCGAAAGAGGCGCTGGCACGCTCCGGTGTCGAGGGCGGCCAGATCGAAACCGTGGTCTTTGGCCATGTGATCAACACTGAGCCACGCGACATGTACGTCAGCCGGGCGGCGTCTGTCGGCGCGGGTGTGCCGAACAAGGCCTCCGCCATGAACGTCAACCGGCTCTGCGGCTCCGGGCTTCAGGCCATCGTCTCGGCGACGCAATCGCTGATGTTGGGCGATGCCTCTTTCGCGCTCGCAGGCGGCAGCGAAAACATGAGCCGCGCCCCCTATATCCTGCCCGCCCTGCGTTGGGGGCAGAAGATGGGCGACACCGGCGCGACCGATATGATGCTCGGCGCGCTGTCCTGTCCGTTCGGCACCGGTCACATGGGGATCACGGCGGAGAACGTCGCCTCGGAATACGGCATCACCCGCGAGGCGCAGGACGCCTTTGCGCAGCTAAGTCAGGAACGCGCCCTCAAGGCCATCGAGGCCGGGCATTTCAAATCCCAGATCGTGCCCGTCGAGGTCCGCGTCAAACGGGACATGGTGGCCTTTGAGACCGACGAACACCCCAAGGCCAGCACGCTTGAGAACCTCGCCAAACTGCGCCCGGCCTTCCAAAAGGACGGCTCGGTGACGGCGGGCAATGCCTCCGGCCTCAACGACGGGGCGGCGGCAGTCGTTTTGGCGACGGCAGATGCCGCGACCAAAGCGGGGCTGAAACCGCGCGCCCGCATCCTCGGATACCACGTCGCAGGGGTCCGCCCCGAGGTGATGGGCACCGGCCCGATCCCCGCAGTCGAGGGGCTTTTGTCCCGCACAGGGCTGTCGCTCGCCGATTTCGATGTGATCGAGTCGAACGAGGCCTTTGCCGCGCAGGCGCTGGCCGTGAGCAACACGCTCGGCATGGACCCGGCTAAGGTGAACCCGAACGGCGGCGCAATTGCCCTCGGTCACCCGATCGGGGCCTCTGGCACGATCCTGTTCATCAAGGCGCTCTATGAGTTGGAGCGCACCGGCCAGAAACGCGCGCTGATCACCATGTGCATCGGCGGCGGGCAGGGAATTGCCGTGGCCATCGAAGCGCTGTGACGGCGACATGAAACAAAACGGGGCGCGCGCGGCGGGCCCCGTTCGCCACATCTGCGGGTGTGGCCAAAATCAGAGGATAATTTCATGCACACCATCGACACCAGCCGTCTGGCGCCCATCCCGATTGACGAGCTCAGAACCCTGTCCGGGGTCGAGCTGTTCAAACGCGTTATCGCGGGGGACCTGCCCGCGCCGCAGGTTTGCGGCGTCGCCAACGAATGGATGTTGGAGATCGAAGAGGGCCGCGCACTTTGGGAGGCGAGCCCTCCTGCGAATTTCGTCAATCCGATGGGCGGCGTGCATGGCGGTTGGGCGATGACGGTGCTCGATACGGCCTTGGGTTGCGCGGTGCATTCGATGCTCCCGGCGGGCACCGGATACACCACGATGGAGGTCAAAACCAACCTGACGCGCGCGCCAAAAGTCGGTGAGCGCTACCTCTGCGAGGGCAAAATCCTGACCGCCGGACGCCGCACGGCCACCGCGGAAGCAAAACTGTTTGACGCGCAGAACCGGGTCGTCGCCTTCGGCACGACAACCTGTCTGATTTTGGACTTCTGACACGCGGGCGGCCGCGGGCCGCGCGCCAGTCGATCATGACACACAGATAAAACGGCAAAGGCGGCGCACCCGGGGTGTGACCGCCCGAAAACCGTCGGTCCTTTCGGTGCCTAAAGCGTTTTTCGTTTAATCTGAATCAGATTGAGCGAAAAACGTTGCGACACTGAATTGATCTTGCTGCGTTTTTCAAAAATTGAGTGCCTCAAGTTTTTTGAAAAACGCTTTAAAGCGACCAGGCCCCGTTCAGGCCCCCAGTCAGCCCCCCCAGTGCGCACGCTTACTGCGGACGCGAACGTCCGAATTATGGACATGGGCGCCTCGCCTGACGCGATGCCAATCCGGCCCGAAAAATAAAAAACCTTTATATTTCAAAACAAAACCCCCTTTCCCCCGCATAGGCTCCGGGTTCGGAAGTGTTTCTGCTTCACCTGTTGGCAGGCGTATTTCAGCGGTTTGGCGACAGAGGAGAGCGTCGACCCGCCATGATCCGCCGGGCGCAAATCCTGCGCCCGCAGGGGCCGGTTTGCCCCAGGCATCAAAAACGGGAGGAGAAATGCACAATGGCATTTCAGATCAATATCGATAACGGCGGGACGCTGACCGATGTTTGCATCATGTCCGACGAGGGCGTGAAAAAAACCAAGGTTCTGACCACGCCCTACGATCTGTCGAAATGTTTTTTCGAAGGTCTGCAAAAGGCATCCGAGACCCTTTACGGGGCTGAAGATGTCAAACGCCTGCTCGAAGAGGTGGAACTGATCCGCTATTCGACGACACAGGGCACCAACGCGATTTGCGAACGCAAGGGGCCGAAACTGGGTCTCATTCTTGACAGCACGGCGACGGATCTGGCCGAGGCGCTTCGGGCGCATGACCCGGAGGTCTACGACGCTTTGGTCGGGGACCGTGTCGCCTATATCGACACCGCCATTCTCGAAACCTCGGAAGCCGAAGTCGAGATTGTGAAGACGATCAACGAGCTCACCGCCAAAGGCGCGAACCGTCTGGTCGTGTCGTTCGGTGGCACCGGATTCCACGCCAATGAGGACAAGGTCAAGAAGGTCGTCCTGCGCAAATATCCGCGCCATCTTCTGGGCGCCGTTCCGGTGCTCTACGCCTCCGACCTGACGGTGGACCGCGCGCCCGAGCGCCGGGCCTGGTCCGCGTTGATCAACGCTTTTCTGCACACCTCAATGGAGGCGTTTCTGTTCCAGGCGGAAAACCGGTTGCGCGACTATCGCACCAAGAACCCGCTGTTGATCTTCCGCAACGATGGCGACGCCTCGCGGGTCGCCAAGACCGTGGCGATCAAGACCTATTCCTCCGGTCCGCGCGGCGGCATGGAAGGCATGCGGGTGTTTGCCAGCATGTACGGATTCCGCGATGCGGTCTCGGTTGACGTCGGCGGCACCACCACGGACATCGGCCAATGCACGGATGGCAAAGTCGCCGAGATTCGGCGCGGCCATGTCGAAGGGATCTCCGTGTCCTTTCCCCTGTGCGAGATTTCCAGCGCCGGGGCAGGGGGCAGTTCTGTGTTCAAGGCGAAGGACGGTGCGATTGCGATCGGTCCGGAAAGTGTTGGCGCCCTGCCGGGACCGGCCTGTTTCGGTCGTGGCGGCAAAGAGGCGACGATCACCGACGCCAGCCTGCTGTCGGGGTTGCTCGATCCGGGATCGTATTTCGGCGGCGGCATGGGCCTCGATGCGGCACGGGCCGAAGCGGCCGTGATGGCGAATGTCGGCACGCCTCTGGGGCTCGATCTGGACGCCGCCATTCAGGCGATGTCGGATGCGTTCGAAGCCAAGATCGCGGCTGAGTTGCACCGGTTCACGACCATTTCCGAGGACACTGTGCTGATGGCCTTCGGCGGCGCGGGTCCGCTCAATGCATGTGGCGTGGCCGAAAAGGCCGGGATCAAGCGGGTCGCCATTCCGGCGATGGCGGCGGTCTTCTCAGCCTATGGCATCGGCGCGTGCAACGTCTCGCAGAACTATGCGGTCGATCTGGCCGAACACACCAGCGAAGCCCTCAAATCGACGCTCGACAGCCTCACGCAGAAAGCCGCCCGCGACATGTTCGCCGAAGGGTTCGAGCAAGGCAGTTACACGGTCACGGCGCGTCTGGTGGCACAATCCGGCGATAAGGAAACGGTTCACGACCTGAACGGCTCCGAGGAGTTCCCGGCGGAGATGGCCGGGGCGGATGCCGTCGAGCTGGAGCTTTCCGCCGTCAAATCGCTGCGCAAGTCCGAGGCCAAACAGGTCGCCGTGGCGCGCAAATCCGCGGCCAAGGCCGATGGCACACGCATGGTGTTGGTGCCGGAGCGGGGCCGGACCGACTTGCCGGTCTATCGGCTGAACGTGATGCAGCCGGGCGATTTCGCCGCCGGGCCGGCGATCCTCGAAGAGGATTATTTCACTGCCCGCATTCCTGCGGGTTGGACCTTCACCGTCTCAGACGCCGGTGATGTCATTCTGGATCGGGAGGAGTAAGGCCGATGAAAATTCCTATGACTGAGTATCTGCGGATCGACCTTGAAACGGAAAAATGGGAATGCCGTGTTTGCGATCATGTGATCGCGCCGGCGGAGGGCAATTACAAGGAAGGTCTGTTGGTGCACAACCGCGACCCGCGGGAAATCCACCCGCCGGTGATCGACCCGGACAAGTACCGCTTCACCTTTAGCCCGGACCCGGACTGGGTGCGTATTCTCGAATTCTGCTGCCCGAGCTGCGGCACGCAGGTCGAGACAGAATACGCGATCCCGGGCCACCCGCCGCTGTGGGACATGCAGGTCGATGTGGCCGCGCTGAAAGCCCAATGGGCCGCGCGCGGTCCGGAGATGCTGCCGGACGCCGGGCCTGTCGTGGTCCCGAGCCGGGCGCACAGCCACTAAGCCAGATCATCTGTCGCCCGCAGCAAAGCTCCGGGCGGACTATCCGACATCTCAAGAGAAAAGTGCCGGGAAGGCCGTCAAGGAGGACGGCATCCCGGGCACGATAGGGAGAGAGAATGAAACGTGTATCCGTTGACATCGGTGGGACCTTTACCGACTGTTTCGTCGTTTGGGGCGATCAGTATATCGAGACCAAGGCACTCACCACGCACCACAACCTCGCCATGGGCTTCAACGAAGCGCTCGGCAAGGCCTGTAGCGAGCTGGACGTCGATCTTGAACAGGTCCTGACCGAGGTGGACAGTGTCCGCTACGCCACCACGCTCGGCACCAATGCGCTGATCGAACACAAGGGGCCGAAAATCGGCATGCTTGTCACCGCCGGCTACGAGGCCACCGTGCCGCTCAGTCGCGCGCGCGGCTATGGCGAGGGGCTCGACAATCTGGGTCAGCAAGACATGCCCAACGCCGAACGTCCGGCACCGCTGGTCGAGGCCCATATGATCCGCGGGGTGCGCGAGCGCCTCGATTTCCAAGGCCGGGAAGTGATGGGGCTGGACGAGGCCGATGTGCGTCACCAGCTGCGTGAGTTGGTTGACCGCGGGGCCCAGATCATCGTCGTCGCGCTGGTCAATGCGGTGGTGAACCCGGTCCACGAACAGCGCATCGAAGAGATCCTGCTTGAGGAATACCCCTCGCATCTTTTGGGCGCGATCCCGGTGATCCTGTCGCATCAGGTGGCGGGCCGCAAAGGCGAATATGTCCGCTCGACCTCGGCCATCGTCGACGGCTACCTGCACTCGACCATGTATCATGCGCTCTCCCAGCTCGAACAGAACCTGCGGACGCACAGCTATGAAAAGCCGATGCTGGTGATCCACAACTCCGGCGGCATGGCGCAGCTCAACTCGACCGACGCCTTGCAGACGATCCACTCCGGCCCGGTCTCCGGGATCGGCGCCTCCGAGCATCTGTCGCTTCAGACCGAGCTTGGCAATGTCGTGGCGACCGACATGGGCGGCACCTCCTACGACATCGGTATCGTCGTCGAGGGGGGGATCAAACACTATGATTTCAACCCGGTGATCGACCGTTGGCTGGTCTCCGTGCCGATGGTGCACCTGGTGACGCTGGGCGCGGGGGGCGGCTCTGTCGCCTCCTATGACCGGATGTACAAAACCGTGCAATGCGGGCCGGAAAGTGCGGGCTCCGATCCGGGACCGGCCTGTTACGACCGTGGCGGCATGAAAGCCACCGTCACCGATGCCGATCTTCTGCTCGGGTATC containing:
- a CDS encoding acyl-CoA synthetase, with the protein product MTDTIYDMGLGQTEANYIPITPISFMARTAHVYPDRTAVVYGDVRRSWAETYDRCRRFASALVKRGYGRGDTVSIFATNIPEMYEAHFSVPMSGAVLNAINTRLDAEAVAFILNHAETKVLIVDPELAEVAAQAVKMTGRDDILVLDILDPQFQGGARIGTLSYDDVLAEGDADFMWVPPQSEWDAISLNYTSGTTGNPKGVVYHYRGAHLNALSNIVMWEMGNAPVYLWTLPMFHCNGWCFPWTVAAAAGTAVCLRAVRAEPIFELMKTEKVTNFCGASVVLAMLVHAPEDLKKGLQAGIKVLTGGAPPPAIIIEKMEALGFDVTHGYGLTETYGAAVICAWHDEWDVRSTSERAELKARQGVRNLAAEGLMVADPETLAPVPWDGETMGEIFMRGNNIMKGYLKNPSATEKAFRGGWFASGDIGVMHPDGYVQLKDRSKDIIISGGENISSVEVEDVLFKHPEIMEAAVVARPHEKWGETPCAFVTLKAGATVTEAEVIAYCRQYIAHFKAPKTVIFGPLPKTSTGKVQKFMLREQARALDLQG
- a CDS encoding acetyl-CoA C-acyltransferase family protein, which translates into the protein MTDIMVLDGARTAIGTFGGSLAGTTPIEMGTIVAKEALARSGVEGGQIETVVFGHVINTEPRDMYVSRAASVGAGVPNKASAMNVNRLCGSGLQAIVSATQSLMLGDASFALAGGSENMSRAPYILPALRWGQKMGDTGATDMMLGALSCPFGTGHMGITAENVASEYGITREAQDAFAQLSQERALKAIEAGHFKSQIVPVEVRVKRDMVAFETDEHPKASTLENLAKLRPAFQKDGSVTAGNASGLNDGAAAVVLATADAATKAGLKPRARILGYHVAGVRPEVMGTGPIPAVEGLLSRTGLSLADFDVIESNEAFAAQALAVSNTLGMDPAKVNPNGGAIALGHPIGASGTILFIKALYELERTGQKRALITMCIGGGQGIAVAIEAL
- a CDS encoding PaaI family thioesterase; this translates as MHTIDTSRLAPIPIDELRTLSGVELFKRVIAGDLPAPQVCGVANEWMLEIEEGRALWEASPPANFVNPMGGVHGGWAMTVLDTALGCAVHSMLPAGTGYTTMEVKTNLTRAPKVGERYLCEGKILTAGRRTATAEAKLFDAQNRVVAFGTTTCLILDF
- a CDS encoding hydantoinase/oxoprolinase family protein; amino-acid sequence: MAFQINIDNGGTLTDVCIMSDEGVKKTKVLTTPYDLSKCFFEGLQKASETLYGAEDVKRLLEEVELIRYSTTQGTNAICERKGPKLGLILDSTATDLAEALRAHDPEVYDALVGDRVAYIDTAILETSEAEVEIVKTINELTAKGANRLVVSFGGTGFHANEDKVKKVVLRKYPRHLLGAVPVLYASDLTVDRAPERRAWSALINAFLHTSMEAFLFQAENRLRDYRTKNPLLIFRNDGDASRVAKTVAIKTYSSGPRGGMEGMRVFASMYGFRDAVSVDVGGTTTDIGQCTDGKVAEIRRGHVEGISVSFPLCEISSAGAGGSSVFKAKDGAIAIGPESVGALPGPACFGRGGKEATITDASLLSGLLDPGSYFGGGMGLDAARAEAAVMANVGTPLGLDLDAAIQAMSDAFEAKIAAELHRFTTISEDTVLMAFGGAGPLNACGVAEKAGIKRVAIPAMAAVFSAYGIGACNVSQNYAVDLAEHTSEALKSTLDSLTQKAARDMFAEGFEQGSYTVTARLVAQSGDKETVHDLNGSEEFPAEMAGADAVELELSAVKSLRKSEAKQVAVARKSAAKADGTRMVLVPERGRTDLPVYRLNVMQPGDFAAGPAILEEDYFTARIPAGWTFTVSDAGDVILDREE
- a CDS encoding acetone carboxylase subunit gamma → MKIPMTEYLRIDLETEKWECRVCDHVIAPAEGNYKEGLLVHNRDPREIHPPVIDPDKYRFTFSPDPDWVRILEFCCPSCGTQVETEYAIPGHPPLWDMQVDVAALKAQWAARGPEMLPDAGPVVVPSRAHSH
- a CDS encoding hydantoinase/oxoprolinase family protein gives rise to the protein MKRVSVDIGGTFTDCFVVWGDQYIETKALTTHHNLAMGFNEALGKACSELDVDLEQVLTEVDSVRYATTLGTNALIEHKGPKIGMLVTAGYEATVPLSRARGYGEGLDNLGQQDMPNAERPAPLVEAHMIRGVRERLDFQGREVMGLDEADVRHQLRELVDRGAQIIVVALVNAVVNPVHEQRIEEILLEEYPSHLLGAIPVILSHQVAGRKGEYVRSTSAIVDGYLHSTMYHALSQLEQNLRTHSYEKPMLVIHNSGGMAQLNSTDALQTIHSGPVSGIGASEHLSLQTELGNVVATDMGGTSYDIGIVVEGGIKHYDFNPVIDRWLVSVPMVHLVTLGAGGGSVASYDRMYKTVQCGPESAGSDPGPACYDRGGMKATVTDADLLLGYLDAENYAGGSIPLNPRRAKAVIEDTICDELDCEVIEAAKLIREKVDDNMANGLFTELRARGYDPKDFTMLAYGGNGPLHCCGIAQNLSIDKILAPPLSSVFSAVGAGNMHQLHIHEQSLYLVLYDSNTRHIFDDYTRFNGIVAELKEKGRQDLLRQGVAAEDIYHDLELDMRYGNQLVQTTAVIPQHELRGPADVLAMISQFSTDYGKRFGEGSQAPEAGIRINTIRVATYAKHETVKFQDIKPVEKAARLAPPAPEETRTCHFVGQDGPVETPVWARKDLDPGVEIEGPAIVASEVTTFLVNPGWTLVAAKQGATWFLRNEPPAITH